The region CCGTCGATCCCGAGGAGCCGCAGGCCACGGCCCGCGAGGGCTCGCGCCCACTCTGGGGGAATGCCGTCGGGGCACCCGGCCAGGAGCAGGCGCTCGGCCTGGGGGAGGGCCCCGCCCTCGAGGGCTCCGGCGTCGAGAAGCAGGCCGGGTCCGATCCAGAGCTCCAGGGGGAGCTCTGCCAGCTTCGCGCCGCCGGGCAGGAGGTGGGCCGGGGCGTCCACGTGGGTGCCCGAGTGGGTGCCGAGCTCCAGGCGCGCGGCCCGGTAGCCGTCGGGGGCCAGGGAAGCGCTCGCGCGAAGGCGCACCGGCTCGTCCCCCGGGAAGACCGGGGTCTCGGGGCCGAGGGGGTGGGTCAGGTCGAACAGGCGCATGGCACGACCGGGGCTCGGAGCCCGTGAAACCATCTGCTGCGCGACCGGGTTGCTTCGTTGCGCAGTCCGGTCTGCTCGCGACGATTCTTTCACGGGCCCTCAGGGCTTGAAGACCTCCCAATCGTACACCAAGCGCAGACCCGCCTCCACGTTCCAGACCCGGTAGTCGTTTGCGTCGTCGGTGCTCCGGTGGGCCAGGTGGGTCGCCTCGGCCGCAACCTCGATCCCGGGAGCCAGACGGTAGGCCGCCCAGATCCCGGCGGAGAGGGGCGTATCCCGGCGCCGGTCCGCGCCGTCGGCTTGTGTGCGGTAGGTGCGCACCTGGTAGCGGGCCCAGCCCCCGCCCCGGGCCCCCGGCCCC is a window of Thermodesulfobacteriota bacterium DNA encoding:
- a CDS encoding cyclase family protein, whose amino-acid sequence is MRLFDLTHPLGPETPVFPGDEPVRLRASASLAPDGYRAARLELGTHSGTHVDAPAHLLPGGAKLAELPLELWIGPGLLLDAGALEGGALPQAERLLLAGCPDGIPPEWARALAGRGLRLLGIDGPSVDPVASRELPAHRALLGAGAVIVENLRLEGAPRGRGTLYCLPLRVEAGDGAPARVLWAPDEGHGAVLP